The Phycisphaerae bacterium genome includes a region encoding these proteins:
- a CDS encoding antibiotic biosynthesis monooxygenase — protein MILFRVQLRIPPAVRDRVVQSLLRMAGPARAVKGCTACGVFMDVEDDNTLLYVEEWETQAAVDERLRAEDLRVLLSALDLSSEPPVVRFEAVGETQGMEVIAAARAGTGR, from the coding sequence ATGATCCTCTTTCGGGTACAGCTTCGGATCCCACCCGCGGTTCGCGACCGGGTTGTGCAGTCGCTCCTCCGCATGGCGGGGCCAGCGCGAGCAGTGAAGGGCTGCACGGCGTGCGGTGTCTTCATGGACGTCGAAGATGACAACACCCTGCTGTACGTCGAGGAGTGGGAGACGCAGGCCGCCGTTGATGAACGCCTTCGGGCGGAGGACTTGAGGGTCCTGCTCTCGGCCTTGGATCTTTCCTCTGAACCCCCGGTCGTACGGTTTGAGGCGGTCGGCGAGACACAAGGGATGGAGGTCATCGCCGCGGCGCGAGCCGGGACGGGACGATAG